The following are encoded in a window of Roseimaritima ulvae genomic DNA:
- a CDS encoding serine/threonine-protein kinase, whose translation MKLGRPIDQQRLSSVIQRFQREHQCGRRPPLGVLLAEVSDAEKPALFRELLSVELWSLRAAGGNPCQETYLHQYADYSDIIRELFAAVGSFTVSMNATTSQTSSSDSSLVECVLSESGWPQLQRYRLLERLGKGGFGEVWRAFDEQDQRYVAIKGPRTDCVVTPGRVEKFLAEARRTREVNIAGLVRVLDVVHGDGPSGNRSVCFIVMELMEGGSLADRISQASRRQAIHWLAQVADTLAELHRHGIVHRDVKPENILFDKKNRPYLSDFGLAATESEQLAERPGLLGTAAYMSPEQARGTHVDRRADIYSLGVVLYRILADDRFPYLANNRQELLDQLLDDRVVPRALPDTVPARLVRVCERCIAKPVSQRYRSAKQLAWDLRAWRDRFRNRAVLAVLGVLLITGTVAAAYSTFVLSRPPATLVTVAPSQPQSQLEPRLHEGEVLAMLPMAAVTEASVRPHRALPVDQVVWPYNEGTDWSVTDRGNTLQVSTNHTSLIGVGQLRKGQDLTFEFDLEQLNWTGMAGVFVGHRKKDDQRMRFEVIELRNYDTHFECLRAIREYQRTPDGLGDFQLARARIPPPRGPQTMTLKIKAGRIDEVRWGGEPLPALVQISPRDARHVEDCRGEIGFFNLNSSAAFSHLKLDHTPFRMQRPDTKDNF comes from the coding sequence ATGAAATTGGGCAGACCGATTGACCAGCAGCGGCTCTCCAGCGTGATCCAGCGTTTCCAGCGAGAGCATCAATGCGGCCGCCGGCCTCCGCTGGGCGTGCTATTAGCGGAAGTCTCCGATGCCGAGAAACCGGCATTGTTTCGCGAGCTATTGTCTGTCGAATTATGGAGTTTGCGAGCGGCGGGCGGCAATCCTTGTCAGGAAACCTATCTGCATCAATACGCGGACTACTCTGACATCATCCGAGAGTTGTTTGCGGCGGTTGGCTCTTTTACGGTGTCGATGAATGCGACGACTTCGCAGACCAGCAGCAGCGATAGCAGCTTGGTGGAATGCGTGTTGTCCGAATCGGGCTGGCCACAACTGCAACGCTACCGTTTGCTGGAACGGTTGGGTAAGGGCGGTTTTGGCGAGGTTTGGCGAGCCTTTGACGAACAGGACCAGCGGTATGTCGCTATCAAGGGGCCGCGTACGGATTGCGTGGTCACGCCTGGCCGCGTCGAAAAATTCCTTGCCGAAGCTCGCCGGACGCGCGAGGTCAACATAGCGGGGCTTGTCCGAGTTTTGGATGTCGTCCATGGCGACGGCCCATCGGGTAATCGATCGGTATGCTTCATCGTGATGGAGTTGATGGAGGGCGGCTCCTTGGCGGATCGGATATCCCAGGCCAGTCGTCGTCAAGCCATCCATTGGCTGGCCCAGGTGGCGGATACGCTGGCGGAGTTGCATCGTCATGGCATCGTGCATCGCGATGTCAAACCTGAAAATATTCTGTTCGACAAAAAGAACCGGCCGTATTTGTCGGACTTCGGCTTGGCCGCCACCGAATCCGAGCAGTTGGCCGAACGCCCCGGGTTATTGGGGACGGCCGCATATATGTCGCCCGAGCAAGCTCGTGGAACGCATGTCGATCGGCGGGCGGATATCTACAGTTTGGGCGTGGTGCTGTACCGCATTCTCGCTGACGATCGGTTTCCTTATCTTGCCAACAACCGCCAAGAATTGCTCGATCAACTGCTCGACGATCGCGTTGTCCCGCGGGCCCTGCCCGATACGGTCCCGGCGCGGTTGGTGCGGGTTTGCGAGCGATGTATCGCCAAGCCCGTTTCTCAGCGATATCGCTCGGCGAAACAACTCGCCTGGGATCTGCGGGCCTGGCGCGACCGGTTCCGCAATCGAGCCGTCCTGGCCGTGCTTGGCGTGTTGTTAATAACAGGGACCGTCGCTGCAGCCTACTCAACCTTTGTCCTGAGCCGTCCGCCAGCGACGCTGGTAACGGTTGCCCCATCACAGCCCCAGTCGCAACTCGAGCCACGCCTGCACGAGGGCGAAGTGTTGGCGATGTTACCGATGGCAGCGGTCACCGAAGCCTCGGTCCGTCCGCATCGGGCGCTCCCGGTCGACCAAGTCGTATGGCCCTATAACGAGGGGACCGATTGGTCGGTGACCGATCGGGGAAACACCCTGCAGGTATCGACCAATCACACGTCCCTGATTGGCGTGGGGCAATTGCGGAAGGGCCAAGACCTAACCTTCGAGTTCGATCTGGAACAGCTGAATTGGACGGGCATGGCCGGCGTGTTCGTCGGACACCGCAAAAAAGATGATCAACGAATGCGATTCGAAGTGATCGAACTGAGAAACTACGATACTCACTTTGAGTGTTTGAGGGCCATCCGTGAGTACCAACGCACGCCGGATGGGTTGGGCGATTTTCAGTTGGCCCGAGCTCGGATTCCTCCGCCGCGAGGTCCGCAAACGATGACGCTGAAAATCAAGGCCGGGCGGATTGACGAAGTGCGTTGGGGGGGCGAGCCGTTGCCTGCACTAGTGCAAATTTCCCCTCGCGACGCCCGGCACGTCGAAGATTGCCGAGGCGAGATCGGTTTCTTTAATCTGAACTCCTCCGCCGCATTTTCACACCTCAAACTAGATCACACGCCGTTCCGAATGCAGCGGCCGGACACCAAAGACAATTTCTGA
- a CDS encoding class I SAM-dependent methyltransferase, producing the protein MITDDEYSRLESLEGKLSSREGRCLAEFAATVACEHAIVELGSFKGKSACYLGVGSRDGFQAPVYAVDLWDLHDWEEYAASEVFATWRQQVSQLDVSQLVTPIRCDSAIAGRLFALDVGLLFIDGNHRFEAVQQDFFAWQSKVISGGVVAFHDYANPQHGEGVRRFVDQFVAPSQHWAEGEVIDSMYVTRRLTPQDVTETATDTPSPAAESWTFVANDELREQLRMRPPQYGLDLSLIVPRREQDGIYVDTHSPHYAPLQQKYQHAPQSPPLLDRVDIMCRYCPLGATCCFPRHSAEERDEILHSSDRASWCQTGAWGGEVDFVYPYIISEARGEELRYSLRSLEANYVGTPRVWLIGDKPDWYQGNHVPHQRLSPRSHLARLDRAAKMRLLLKQRSIANEFVWMMDDLYFLQPVTLQELRWRWKRADMDAARLATFKPKNAWQTEKLWTWQALKKAGRPLDDQSTHMPLVYEKNKLRRLLKKYRLAVNPLVDDTLYLNEYATYLPRDVSEVLYIEAGQPSAEKIRQRAKPALIMNHVDDAYTPAMQKVLAEWFPERSRWER; encoded by the coding sequence GTGATTACAGACGATGAGTACTCGCGTCTAGAATCGCTCGAAGGCAAGCTGTCCTCTCGTGAGGGACGCTGCTTGGCCGAATTTGCGGCCACCGTTGCGTGCGAGCATGCGATCGTGGAATTGGGCTCGTTTAAAGGCAAAAGCGCCTGCTACTTGGGCGTCGGCAGTCGGGACGGCTTTCAAGCCCCCGTCTACGCGGTCGATCTGTGGGACCTGCACGACTGGGAGGAGTACGCCGCGAGCGAGGTGTTTGCGACATGGCGCCAGCAGGTTTCGCAACTGGACGTCAGCCAACTTGTCACGCCGATACGCTGTGACTCGGCCATCGCCGGCCGGCTCTTTGCGCTCGATGTGGGGTTGTTGTTTATCGACGGAAATCACCGTTTCGAAGCGGTTCAGCAGGATTTTTTTGCTTGGCAATCGAAGGTCATTTCCGGAGGCGTGGTTGCGTTTCATGATTACGCCAACCCGCAACACGGCGAGGGGGTCCGACGATTTGTCGACCAGTTCGTGGCCCCATCACAGCATTGGGCTGAGGGTGAAGTGATCGATTCGATGTATGTCACTCGCCGCTTGACGCCACAAGATGTGACTGAAACCGCGACCGACACCCCTTCGCCGGCGGCCGAATCCTGGACGTTTGTTGCCAACGACGAACTGCGTGAACAGCTGCGGATGCGGCCACCCCAGTACGGACTTGATTTATCACTGATCGTCCCTCGCCGTGAGCAGGATGGTATCTACGTCGACACGCACAGTCCGCACTACGCGCCGTTGCAGCAAAAGTACCAGCACGCACCGCAGAGTCCGCCACTGCTCGATCGCGTCGACATCATGTGCCGGTACTGTCCGTTGGGCGCGACGTGTTGCTTTCCGCGACATTCGGCCGAGGAGCGAGATGAAATCTTGCATTCCAGCGACCGCGCCTCCTGGTGCCAGACCGGTGCCTGGGGTGGCGAGGTGGATTTTGTTTATCCCTATATCATTTCCGAAGCCCGCGGCGAGGAACTGAGGTATTCGCTGCGAAGTCTGGAAGCAAACTACGTGGGCACGCCGCGAGTGTGGCTGATCGGTGACAAGCCCGATTGGTACCAGGGCAATCATGTCCCCCACCAACGTTTGAGCCCGCGGAGTCATCTTGCTCGGCTGGACCGAGCGGCCAAGATGCGGCTCCTGCTAAAGCAACGCTCGATCGCCAATGAGTTTGTGTGGATGATGGATGACCTCTATTTTCTTCAGCCCGTGACGTTGCAGGAGCTCCGCTGGCGCTGGAAGCGAGCCGACATGGACGCGGCGCGACTGGCGACGTTCAAGCCGAAGAACGCTTGGCAGACCGAAAAACTGTGGACCTGGCAGGCGCTGAAAAAAGCCGGCCGGCCGCTGGATGATCAGAGCACGCACATGCCTTTGGTCTATGAGAAAAACAAGCTGCGGCGGTTGCTGAAGAAATATCGACTGGCGGTCAATCCACTGGTCGATGACACCCTATACCTGAATGAATACGCAACCTATTTGCCGCGCGATGTGAGCGAGGTGTTGTACATCGAAGCGGGCCAGCCGTCCGCAGAAAAAATTCGTCAGCGTGCCAAGCCGGCGTTGATCATGAATCACGTCGACGATGCTTACACCCCGGCAATGCAGAAGGTGTTGGCGGAGTGGTTTCCCGAAAGGTCGCGTTGGGAGCGGTAG